One window of Mangrovibacterium diazotrophicum genomic DNA carries:
- a CDS encoding aminotransferase class V-fold PLP-dependent enzyme, with protein sequence MTLDIARIRKDFPILEQKVYNKPLIYLDSAASSQKPVQVLKKEEQLHLEYYGNIHRGAHFLADKATNDYEAVRDQLKGFINAPAREQIIFTKGTTESINLVAFSFGEAFIKEGDEIIVSEMEHHANIVPWQMMAQRKGAKIRVLPFEDNGRLMIEKLNELINSKTKLIAVCQVANTLGTINPVKDIITKAHAKGVKVLVDGAQAINHLVVDVQDLDADFYVFSAHKMFGPNGVGVLYGRKELLDEMPPYQGGGEMISEVSFEGTTYNELPYKFEAGTPHITGVIAFGEAIRYLTDLGVEAVAEYEHQLLTYATEKLLEIPGMIIYGTQEQKSGVITFNIEGIHSFDISTMLDKMGIAVRSGRLCADTVMQHYGVSGTIRASFAVYNTLEEIDQFIAALKKLMVMLS encoded by the coding sequence ATGACACTCGATATAGCCCGCATTCGTAAAGATTTCCCGATTCTGGAACAAAAGGTTTACAACAAACCGTTGATTTATTTGGATAGTGCCGCTTCATCCCAGAAACCGGTTCAGGTTTTGAAGAAGGAGGAGCAATTGCACCTGGAATACTACGGTAATATTCACCGTGGAGCCCATTTCCTGGCCGATAAAGCAACCAACGATTACGAAGCGGTGAGAGATCAGCTGAAGGGTTTTATTAACGCTCCGGCTCGCGAACAAATCATTTTTACCAAAGGCACAACGGAAAGCATCAACTTAGTTGCTTTTTCGTTTGGGGAAGCGTTCATCAAAGAAGGTGATGAAATTATCGTTTCAGAAATGGAACACCACGCCAACATTGTTCCCTGGCAAATGATGGCTCAACGAAAAGGTGCAAAAATCCGCGTTTTACCCTTCGAAGACAATGGTCGATTGATGATCGAGAAACTGAATGAGCTGATCAATTCGAAAACCAAGCTGATTGCGGTTTGCCAGGTAGCGAACACTTTGGGCACGATTAATCCGGTGAAAGACATTATTACCAAGGCACATGCTAAGGGGGTAAAAGTATTGGTTGACGGTGCACAGGCAATCAATCACCTCGTTGTTGATGTGCAGGACCTGGACGCTGATTTTTATGTGTTCTCAGCTCATAAAATGTTCGGGCCGAATGGAGTAGGAGTGCTTTATGGACGGAAAGAATTGCTGGATGAAATGCCGCCTTATCAAGGTGGAGGAGAGATGATTTCGGAAGTGAGTTTCGAAGGTACGACCTACAATGAATTGCCATATAAGTTCGAAGCAGGAACGCCGCATATTACCGGTGTAATAGCTTTTGGTGAGGCCATCCGCTATTTGACGGACTTAGGGGTTGAGGCCGTTGCAGAATACGAACACCAGTTGCTGACTTACGCTACCGAAAAGCTGCTGGAGATCCCCGGCATGATTATTTACGGAACACAAGAGCAAAAATCCGGGGTGATTACATTCAACATAGAAGGCATTCATTCATTCGACATTAGTACAATGCTCGACAAAATGGGAATTGCCGTGCGTTCGGGACGCCTTTGTGCCGATACAGTGATGCAACATTACGGCGTTTCGGGAACAATCCGCGCTTCCTTTGCAGTTTACAACACGTTGGAAGAAATAGACCAGTTTATTGCTGCCTTGAAGAAATTGATGGTGATGCTGAGCTAA
- a CDS encoding LVIVD repeat-containing protein encodes MRQFKLYALVLIGMIMFACDSGDSETDSQSDQKIVLQLQNLDGRVHTDNAGVVETKGIAEMPENFYSVQMNVAKSATIESDVASDLPLTLIAEVDAPEYEGLTLQATHVCFNGNYAYVSYNVKGATYLGAVDVIDITDPALPQLAMQAVFPSMDISSLTIKNGVLYLAGARDVDAYEDVTNPAVLVKMNLDGDMLSDDITFLELSSFVGTDVVAGESYFYCVSGSTGALTAFSYTDDAVAATVETNDLRAVGVDGENLVTLSGADGIHVYDINATAEKLNFSVSDDVEEAKRTIDFYDGYVLVAEGYDGMGVYSVTDGSQKINIPVASVTDEDISLDDVVCNAVTASDDHIFMAEGAAGVVVYSLVDNGLDSPEEIGGLNLEGSANYVRGGGDYIFVADGTGGLKILKIVTTSASDEDTSSDYACDTYPAYSGSSWLNVNSNDDQAYSGSASLGGINISAQLIWCGSLAVSQHVNVNSQGEFVLIGSLATGQKANGNASSGSSLIVNSKMIVDGSLVVYGDLIVNSGGSLEFVGSSSSIAVYGDVTVNNSGEIIGDFTDETGNVK; translated from the coding sequence ATGAGACAATTTAAACTTTATGCGCTTGTATTGATTGGAATGATTATGTTTGCTTGTGATTCAGGAGATTCAGAAACGGATTCTCAGAGTGATCAGAAAATTGTTCTTCAATTGCAAAACCTCGATGGCCGCGTTCACACCGATAACGCTGGCGTAGTCGAAACCAAAGGCATTGCAGAAATGCCTGAAAACTTCTACAGCGTTCAGATGAACGTTGCTAAATCGGCTACAATTGAATCTGATGTGGCCAGTGACTTACCATTGACATTAATTGCCGAAGTTGATGCTCCCGAGTACGAGGGGTTGACTTTGCAGGCAACACATGTTTGCTTTAATGGAAACTATGCTTACGTATCCTATAACGTGAAAGGTGCAACCTACTTGGGAGCTGTGGATGTGATCGACATCACCGACCCGGCTTTGCCCCAGTTGGCGATGCAGGCTGTTTTCCCGAGTATGGACATAAGCTCGTTGACAATCAAAAACGGAGTTCTTTACCTGGCTGGTGCCCGCGATGTGGATGCATACGAGGATGTCACAAATCCTGCCGTATTGGTAAAAATGAACCTTGATGGAGATATGTTGTCAGATGACATTACCTTCCTTGAGCTGAGCAGCTTTGTTGGTACCGATGTTGTGGCAGGCGAAAGCTATTTCTACTGCGTATCGGGCAGCACGGGTGCGTTGACTGCGTTTTCGTATACCGATGATGCCGTTGCTGCAACCGTTGAAACGAACGACCTTCGTGCGGTCGGTGTCGATGGCGAAAACCTGGTAACTTTAAGTGGAGCCGATGGTATTCATGTTTACGATATCAATGCAACCGCTGAGAAATTGAATTTCTCGGTTTCGGATGATGTTGAAGAAGCAAAACGTACAATCGACTTTTACGACGGTTACGTTTTGGTTGCTGAAGGTTACGACGGCATGGGAGTTTACAGCGTAACGGACGGTTCTCAAAAAATCAACATCCCGGTAGCATCGGTAACCGACGAGGATATCAGCCTGGATGATGTGGTTTGTAATGCGGTTACCGCCAGCGACGACCATATTTTTATGGCCGAAGGTGCAGCCGGTGTCGTTGTTTACAGTTTGGTTGATAACGGACTTGACAGCCCGGAAGAAATTGGTGGTTTGAATTTGGAAGGATCTGCCAACTATGTGAGAGGCGGCGGCGATTACATCTTTGTAGCCGATGGAACAGGTGGATTGAAAATCCTGAAAATTGTGACGACATCCGCTTCAGATGAGGATACCAGCTCTGACTATGCTTGCGACACTTATCCTGCTTATTCGGGAAGTAGCTGGTTGAATGTCAACTCAAACGATGACCAGGCTTACAGTGGTTCGGCCAGTTTGGGTGGTATCAATATCAGTGCTCAATTAATCTGGTGTGGTTCATTGGCGGTAAGCCAGCATGTGAATGTCAATTCACAAGGCGAATTCGTGCTCATCGGTTCGTTAGCTACAGGTCAAAAAGCAAACGGAAACGCTAGTAGTGGATCGTCGCTGATTGTAAACAGCAAGATGATTGTTGATGGCTCATTGGTTGTTTACGGCGACCTGATTGTTAACAGTGGCGGCTCGTTGGAGTTTGTAGGTAGTAGCAGCTCAATCGCTGTATACGGCGATGTTACCGTGAATAACAGCGGCGAGATCATCGGCGATTTCACCGACGAAACAGGTAATGTGAAGTAA
- the sufD gene encoding Fe-S cluster assembly protein SufD, with protein sequence MTQTLINKKAVNEKYSALFQASRAALDEGSSPLFNRMREISLKRFEQVGVPGFKNEDYKYTNLERVFGKDYRPVLAYETVDVDLNEVFKCDVPQLDTYTILLVNGWYYARNKELEGLPEGVVVGSLKQIANEKPELVESFLNRQAALSNDPLVALNTAFAQDGFFLYVPDNVKFEKPVQVINLTRAQESVFSTQRNLIVAGKNSEAKVIFCDHTLTSTECLGNNVTEVFVGDEAVVDVYTIQNQNNKSNSVNSTFFKVGEKSNLLSGVATLHGGLIRNNLVVSLDGENAEASVFGMSFTDKRQHVDNYTNIQHNQANCLSNQLYKNVLDEDSVGAFTGRIHVARDAQKTNAFQRNNNVLLTDSAKMNTKPQLIIDADDVKCSHGATVGQIDEDALFYLRARGIGEKDARMMLMNAFAHEVVQEIRIEPLRDRIDELVEKRLKGELAKCHSCDKN encoded by the coding sequence ATGACGCAAACGCTTATCAATAAAAAAGCTGTAAACGAAAAGTACAGCGCGTTGTTTCAGGCTAGCCGGGCTGCGCTTGACGAAGGATCTTCGCCTTTGTTCAACCGTATGCGCGAGATTTCCCTGAAGCGCTTCGAGCAGGTTGGTGTTCCCGGATTCAAAAACGAGGATTACAAATACACCAATTTGGAGCGTGTTTTTGGGAAAGACTATCGACCTGTTTTAGCCTACGAAACTGTAGATGTAGATTTAAATGAAGTGTTCAAATGCGATGTTCCGCAGTTGGACACTTACACGATATTATTGGTTAACGGCTGGTATTACGCCCGTAACAAAGAACTGGAAGGATTACCCGAAGGTGTTGTGGTGGGTAGTTTGAAACAGATTGCCAACGAGAAACCGGAATTGGTTGAAAGCTTTCTGAACCGTCAGGCGGCTTTGTCGAACGATCCGTTGGTTGCTCTGAACACTGCTTTTGCACAGGATGGTTTTTTCCTGTATGTGCCGGACAATGTAAAGTTTGAAAAACCTGTCCAGGTAATCAACCTGACCCGCGCACAGGAATCTGTGTTTTCAACCCAGCGTAACCTGATTGTTGCCGGTAAAAACAGTGAGGCAAAAGTTATTTTCTGCGATCACACGTTGACTTCAACTGAATGTTTGGGGAATAATGTAACCGAAGTGTTTGTTGGTGACGAAGCGGTTGTGGATGTTTACACAATCCAGAATCAAAACAACAAGTCGAACTCGGTGAACTCGACTTTCTTTAAGGTTGGCGAAAAATCAAACTTGCTTTCCGGCGTTGCTACTCTGCATGGCGGATTGATTCGCAATAATTTGGTCGTGAGTTTGGATGGAGAAAATGCCGAAGCCAGCGTTTTCGGAATGTCGTTTACCGACAAGCGCCAGCATGTTGATAATTACACCAACATTCAACACAACCAGGCAAATTGTTTGAGTAACCAGCTTTACAAAAACGTGCTCGACGAGGATTCAGTTGGTGCATTCACCGGGCGCATTCACGTTGCACGCGATGCGCAAAAAACAAATGCGTTCCAGCGGAACAACAACGTGTTGTTGACCGACTCGGCCAAAATGAACACCAAGCCTCAGTTGATTATTGACGCTGATGATGTTAAATGTAGTCACGGTGCAACTGTTGGTCAAATCGACGAAGACGCCTTATTTTACCTTCGTGCACGTGGTATTGGCGAAAAAGACGCCCGCATGATGCTGATGAATGCCTTCGCACACGAGGTTGTTCAGGAAATTCGTATCGAGCCGTTGCGTGATCGGATTGATGAGTTGGTTGAAAAACGACTGAAAGGGGAGTTGGCAAAATGCCATTCCTGCGATAAAAATTAA
- the sufC gene encoding Fe-S cluster assembly ATPase SufC, with translation MLTIKNLKASVEGKEILKGINLEIKPGEIHAIMGPNGAGKSTLGNVLSGRDGYEIEEGEVSFLGEDLLDLSPEDRARKGLFLSFQYPVEIPGVPMVNFLKTSVNEHRKFKGLEPLTAGEFLKLMREKKDLLHLDSQLTNRSVNEGFSGGEKKKNEIFQMAMLEPKLAILDETDSGLDIDALRVVAEGVNALKSPERSTIVITHYQRLLDYIVPDFVHVLYNGRIVKSAGKELALELEEKGYDWIKKELV, from the coding sequence ATGCTAACAATAAAGAATTTAAAAGCCTCAGTAGAAGGTAAAGAGATATTGAAGGGAATCAATCTGGAAATTAAGCCGGGTGAGATTCACGCCATCATGGGACCTAACGGTGCCGGAAAAAGTACGTTGGGCAACGTGTTGTCGGGTCGCGACGGTTACGAGATCGAAGAAGGCGAAGTAAGCTTCCTTGGTGAAGATTTGTTGGATCTTTCTCCGGAAGATCGTGCCCGTAAAGGTTTATTCCTGAGCTTTCAGTATCCGGTAGAAATTCCGGGTGTGCCAATGGTTAACTTCCTGAAGACTTCGGTGAACGAACACCGTAAATTCAAAGGTTTGGAACCGTTGACAGCTGGCGAATTCCTGAAACTGATGCGTGAAAAGAAAGATCTTTTGCATTTGGATTCTCAACTGACAAATCGTTCAGTAAACGAAGGTTTCTCGGGTGGTGAGAAAAAGAAAAACGAGATCTTCCAAATGGCGATGCTTGAACCTAAATTAGCCATCCTTGACGAAACCGATTCAGGTTTGGATATCGACGCTTTGCGTGTGGTTGCTGAAGGTGTGAATGCACTGAAAAGCCCTGAGCGTTCAACGATCGTGATTACACACTACCAACGTTTGCTGGATTATATCGTGCCCGATTTCGTTCACGTGCTTTACAATGGTCGTATTGTGAAGTCGGCCGGTAAAGAGTTGGCACTAGAGTTGGAAGAAAAAGGATACGATTGGATTAAAAAAGAATTGGTTTAA
- the sufB gene encoding Fe-S cluster assembly protein SufB, with amino-acid sequence MEEQDKILEEVTSREYQFGFVSDFDMDTIPKGLSEDVVRMISAKKEEPEFMLNFRLEAFRKWQKMAMPDWAYLKIPPIDFQDIIYYAAPKKKPQYESLDEVDPDLLETFNKLGIPLEEQKILSGVAVDAVIDSVSVKTTFKETLAEKGIIFCSFSEAVKEHPDLIQKYLGMAVPVTDNYFAALNSAVFSDGSFCYIPKGVRCPMELSTYFRINAAGTGQFERTLIVADDESYVSYLEGCTAPMRDENQLHAAVVEIVALDRAEVKYSTVQNWYPGDKNGKGGVYNFVTKRGVCRGESSKISWTQVETGSAITWKYPSCILMGDNSVGEFNSVAVTNNYQQADTGTKMIHIGKNTKSTIISKGISAGRSDNAYRGLVKVMPGATNARNFSQCDSLLLGSNCGAHTFPYIEVANKSSIIEHEATTSKIGEDQIFYCNQRGISTEDAIGMIVNGYAKEVLNKLPMEFAVEAQKLLQISLEGSVG; translated from the coding sequence ATGGAAGAACAAGATAAAATTTTAGAAGAAGTAACGTCGAGGGAGTATCAGTTCGGTTTCGTTTCTGATTTTGACATGGATACCATTCCGAAGGGACTGAGTGAAGATGTGGTCCGGATGATTTCTGCCAAAAAAGAGGAACCCGAGTTCATGCTGAACTTCCGGTTGGAGGCCTTCCGTAAATGGCAAAAAATGGCCATGCCGGATTGGGCTTATTTGAAAATTCCGCCAATTGATTTCCAGGATATCATCTATTACGCGGCTCCGAAGAAAAAACCACAATACGAAAGTCTGGACGAAGTAGATCCGGATTTATTGGAAACCTTCAATAAATTGGGGATTCCATTGGAAGAACAGAAAATCCTTTCAGGTGTTGCCGTTGATGCGGTGATCGACAGTGTTTCGGTGAAAACAACTTTCAAAGAAACCCTGGCAGAGAAAGGAATTATTTTCTGCTCGTTCTCGGAGGCGGTGAAGGAACATCCTGATTTGATTCAGAAATACCTGGGGATGGCCGTTCCGGTTACCGATAACTATTTCGCAGCACTGAACTCCGCCGTTTTCTCGGATGGTTCGTTCTGCTACATCCCGAAAGGGGTGAGATGTCCAATGGAACTTTCAACCTATTTCCGTATCAATGCTGCCGGAACCGGCCAGTTTGAGCGTACGTTGATTGTTGCCGACGACGAAAGCTACGTGAGCTACCTGGAAGGTTGTACCGCTCCGATGCGTGACGAAAATCAGTTGCACGCAGCCGTGGTTGAAATTGTAGCTTTGGACCGTGCCGAAGTGAAATATTCGACCGTTCAAAACTGGTACCCTGGTGATAAAAACGGAAAAGGTGGTGTTTACAACTTTGTGACTAAGCGTGGTGTTTGCCGCGGCGAGTCTTCCAAAATTAGTTGGACACAGGTTGAAACCGGTTCTGCGATTACCTGGAAATACCCAAGCTGTATTTTGATGGGCGATAATTCAGTTGGTGAGTTCAACTCAGTAGCTGTAACCAACAACTACCAGCAAGCCGATACGGGTACAAAAATGATTCACATTGGTAAAAACACGAAAAGTACGATTATCTCGAAAGGTATTTCAGCCGGACGTAGCGACAACGCGTATCGTGGTTTGGTGAAAGTAATGCCTGGTGCAACCAACGCACGTAACTTCTCGCAGTGCGACTCGTTACTGTTGGGTTCAAATTGCGGTGCACACACGTTCCCGTACATCGAAGTGGCCAATAAATCATCGATTATCGAGCACGAAGCAACCACTTCGAAAATTGGTGAAGACCAAATCTTCTACTGTAACCAGCGAGGTATTTCAACCGAAGATGCGATTGGTATGATCGTGAATGGTTACGCCAAAGAGGTATTGAACAAACTGCCAATGGAGTTTGCCGTTGAAGCGCAAAAACTTCTTCAAATTAGTTTGGAAGGTAGCGTTGGTTAA
- the thiL gene encoding thiamine-phosphate kinase: MDNKKATSISSMGEFGLIHHLTDKISLKNSSTIKGVGDDAAILDYGTKQQVVTTDLLVEGIHFNLMYVPLKHLGYKSVMVNLSDVFAMNATPKQVTVSLAISSKFSVEAIDELYEGIYLACEKYGVDLIGGDTTSSLTGLLISVTALGEIEPGKAVMRSGAQVNDLICVSGDLGGAYMGLQLLERENEVFKVNPKEQPQFDGYDYILERQLKPEARGDIVQALKTLGVTPTSMIDISDGLSSELMHICTQSKVGCLVYEEKIPLDYQTKRFADELSINPLVAALNGGEDYELLFTVPIADHDKIKNDPDITIIGHITEAGTGTQLVTGLGSTIELQAQGWNPLKEEQ, from the coding sequence ATGGATAATAAAAAAGCGACATCTATTTCAAGCATGGGTGAGTTCGGACTTATTCACCACCTGACTGATAAAATCTCGTTAAAAAACAGCAGTACAATCAAAGGAGTCGGCGACGATGCGGCGATTTTGGACTACGGCACCAAGCAACAAGTAGTAACGACCGACTTGCTGGTTGAAGGCATCCACTTCAACCTGATGTATGTTCCGTTGAAACATTTGGGATACAAATCGGTTATGGTTAACCTGTCGGATGTTTTTGCGATGAACGCCACGCCGAAACAAGTGACCGTTTCACTCGCTATTTCCAGTAAGTTCTCGGTTGAAGCGATCGACGAATTGTACGAAGGAATTTACCTGGCTTGCGAAAAATACGGCGTTGACCTGATTGGTGGCGACACCACCAGCTCGTTAACAGGATTGTTGATCAGCGTAACCGCACTGGGTGAAATTGAGCCGGGCAAAGCGGTAATGCGTAGCGGCGCGCAAGTGAACGATTTGATCTGCGTATCGGGCGACCTTGGCGGTGCCTACATGGGACTGCAATTGCTGGAGCGCGAAAACGAAGTATTCAAAGTGAATCCGAAAGAACAACCACAGTTTGATGGTTATGACTACATACTGGAGCGCCAGCTGAAACCGGAGGCCCGCGGCGACATTGTTCAGGCATTAAAAACCCTTGGCGTAACTCCGACATCCATGATTGACATTTCGGACGGCCTTTCGTCAGAACTGATGCATATCTGCACCCAATCGAAAGTGGGCTGTTTGGTTTATGAAGAAAAAATTCCGCTGGATTACCAGACCAAGCGCTTTGCCGACGAGCTCAGCATTAACCCACTGGTAGCTGCACTGAATGGTGGCGAGGACTACGAATTACTATTCACAGTGCCGATTGCCGATCACGACAAAATTAAAAATGACCCGGATATCACGATCATCGGCCACATTACCGAAGCCGGAACCGGCACCCAACTGGTCACCGGGCTCGGATCAACCATCGAGTTGCAAGCCCAGGGCTGGAATCCCCTAAAAGAAGAACAATAG
- the lpxA gene encoding acyl-ACP--UDP-N-acetylglucosamine O-acyltransferase, translating into MKQPLSYVHPESQVADNVVIEPFVTVDKDVVIGEGTRIGSNVTILPGTRIGKNCRIFPGAVIGAAPQDLKFKGEYTTVEIGDNTTIRECVTVNRGTIARGKTVIGSNCLIMAYVHVAHDCIVGNNVILVNSTQLAGEVTVDDWAIIGGMTAVHQFVHIGTHVMISGGSLVRKDVPPFIKAGREPLSYVGINSIGLRRRNFNNDKIREVQDIYRYIYQKGLNVTQAIEIIEAEMPATPERDEILLFVKDSKRGIIRGYFPD; encoded by the coding sequence ATGAAACAACCATTATCTTATGTTCATCCTGAGTCGCAGGTAGCAGACAACGTCGTTATCGAGCCGTTTGTTACAGTTGACAAGGATGTTGTCATTGGTGAAGGAACTCGTATCGGATCCAATGTTACAATTCTTCCCGGCACACGCATCGGTAAAAACTGTCGGATTTTTCCGGGGGCAGTTATCGGGGCGGCACCACAAGATTTGAAATTCAAAGGAGAATATACAACCGTTGAAATTGGTGATAACACAACAATCCGCGAATGCGTTACAGTGAACCGCGGAACGATTGCCCGCGGCAAAACCGTGATTGGCAGCAATTGTTTGATTATGGCCTATGTACACGTTGCACACGATTGTATTGTTGGTAACAACGTTATCCTGGTGAACAGCACACAGCTGGCCGGTGAAGTTACAGTTGACGATTGGGCGATTATCGGTGGTATGACTGCCGTACACCAGTTTGTTCACATCGGAACGCACGTGATGATTTCCGGTGGATCGCTGGTCCGTAAAGATGTTCCTCCGTTCATTAAAGCAGGTCGCGAACCGCTTTCGTACGTAGGTATCAACTCAATTGGTCTGCGTCGCCGTAACTTCAACAACGATAAAATCCGCGAAGTGCAGGATATTTATCGGTACATCTACCAAAAAGGGTTGAATGTAACTCAGGCGATCGAAATTATCGAAGCTGAGATGCCGGCAACTCCTGAACGCGACGAGATTCTTCTTTTCGTGAAAGACTCTAAACGTGGTATTATTCGTGGATATTTCCCGGATTAA
- a CDS encoding bifunctional UDP-3-O-[3-hydroxymyristoyl] N-acetylglucosamine deacetylase/3-hydroxyacyl-ACP dehydratase — MMTDKQKTLAGEFTISGKGLHTSCLVTAVFKPAPENHGFKFKRVDVEGQPILEADANLVGDTSRGTVLVNGDVRLSTIEHALAALVGMDLDNVLIEIDNQEMPIMDGSSRAFVEAIAEAGVVAQDAEREYLEIKEKIVYKDPKTGSELIALPDDDYRLNVMIAFNSSVLNNQFASLDKLSDFKKEIASCRTFVFLRELEFLLQNNLVKGGDLDNAIVIMDRQVGQDELDRLADLFDHEHVAVQKETGILNNLDLQFENECARHKLLDVIGDLSLAGVRIKGRIIATKPGHGANTEFAKLLKKEHQARKRNGIPVYNPNVEPVMDVNKIRQCLPHRFPFLLVDKITEINEDYIVGIKNVTVNEPFFTGHFPEEPVMPGVLLVEAMAQCGGLYVLHAKKEKYSTYFIRIDNVKFRKKVVPGDTLIFKMELTSPIRRGIANMKGLCYVGKTLVAEGEFMAQIVKN; from the coding sequence ATGATGACAGATAAGCAAAAGACCTTGGCTGGTGAATTTACGATCAGCGGGAAAGGTCTGCATACGAGTTGCCTGGTGACGGCTGTCTTTAAACCAGCCCCCGAAAATCACGGCTTCAAGTTTAAACGAGTTGACGTTGAAGGTCAACCTATTTTGGAGGCCGATGCCAATTTGGTGGGCGATACCTCCCGAGGAACCGTTCTTGTAAATGGTGATGTTAGATTGAGTACGATCGAGCATGCTTTGGCTGCTTTGGTTGGTATGGATCTGGATAATGTGTTGATTGAGATCGACAACCAGGAAATGCCGATTATGGATGGTAGCTCTCGCGCTTTTGTGGAAGCAATTGCAGAAGCAGGAGTTGTAGCGCAGGATGCAGAACGGGAATATCTTGAAATCAAAGAAAAAATTGTATACAAAGATCCGAAAACCGGATCGGAGCTGATTGCCTTGCCGGACGACGATTATCGGTTGAATGTGATGATCGCCTTCAATTCGAGCGTACTCAACAATCAGTTTGCTTCCCTGGATAAACTTTCCGATTTCAAAAAGGAAATCGCTTCGTGCCGCACATTTGTGTTCTTGCGCGAATTGGAATTCCTGCTTCAGAATAATTTGGTAAAAGGTGGTGATCTGGATAACGCCATTGTTATCATGGATCGCCAGGTTGGTCAGGACGAGTTGGATCGTTTGGCTGATTTGTTTGATCACGAGCACGTTGCCGTTCAAAAAGAGACTGGTATCCTGAATAACCTGGATCTTCAATTTGAAAATGAATGTGCCCGCCACAAATTGTTGGATGTAATCGGAGACTTGAGTTTAGCCGGAGTTCGCATTAAAGGACGCATTATCGCAACCAAACCTGGACACGGAGCCAATACTGAATTCGCGAAGTTGCTGAAGAAAGAACACCAGGCACGCAAGCGAAATGGTATTCCAGTTTACAATCCCAACGTCGAACCGGTGATGGATGTGAACAAGATTCGCCAGTGTTTACCACATCGTTTCCCGTTCTTGCTGGTTGATAAAATCACGGAAATCAACGAAGACTACATCGTTGGTATTAAGAACGTGACAGTTAACGAGCCATTCTTTACCGGACATTTCCCGGAAGAACCGGTAATGCCCGGCGTGTTGCTGGTTGAAGCCATGGCGCAGTGCGGCGGACTTTATGTCCTTCATGCTAAAAAAGAAAAATATTCAACATACTTTATACGTATCGACAATGTGAAGTTTAGGAAGAAGGTGGTGCCCGGCGATACGTTGATTTTCAAAATGGAGCTGACATCACCCATTCGGCGAGGTATTGCAAATATGAAAGGTTTATGCTATGTTGGCAAAACTTTAGTTGCCGAGGGGGAATTTATGGCTCAGATAGTTAAAAACTAA